TGATTTTAATGTAGAGTTTTTGTTCTAAAATAATTTTGAATAAAAACTTAGAGATTGTTTAAATTATATTTTGTTTAAAGTTTAAGGTCTAAAGTTTAAAGTCATGTATATTGAACTTCAGAACATAAGAATAAGATTAACAATAAAAAAAATCAACATATAAATTTCAAAATTTTTAAAATTGGAAAAAAAATAGTAAGCTCAAATAACAAAAACTTTAAACCTTAAACTTTAAATTTTAAACAACTTCTTAATATGAGTATTTCGGAATCGGATAAAAAATTAATCTGGCATCCTTATACTCAGATGAAAACTTCCAGAACACCAATTCCTATTGTTAAAGGAGAAGGCATTTATGTTTACGATGAAAACGGCAAAAAATATATTGACGCTGTTTCGTCGTGGTGGGTTAATCTTCACGGACATTCACATCCTTATATCGCGGAAAAAATAAGCGAGCAGCTGAATGTGCTGGAACATGTTATTTTTGCGGGGTTTACTCATCCCAAGGCAGTTGAACTTGCAGAAAGATTAATAAAAAAACTTCCCACCAATCAGTCAAAAATTTTCTATTCCGATGACGGTTCAACTTCAGTTGAAGTTGCCGTTAAGATGGCTTTTCAATATTGGCATAATAAAGGGGTAGAAAAGAAAAAAATCATTGCTTTTAAAAATGCTTATCATGGCGATACTTTCGGAGCAATGTCGGTGAGCGGACGTAGTACATTTACAGAATCATTTACTTCATTTTTATTTGATGTTATTTTTATTGATGCTCCCGTTAAAGGAAAAGAAGAAGATTCAAAAATGCAATTAAAAAAAGCAATTAAAAATAATACTCCGGCTGCTTTTATTTTCGAGCCATTGATACAAGGCGCAGGTGGAATGATTATATATAACCCGCAACCACTTGAACAGCTTATTGAAATTTGTAAAACCAACGAAATATTGACAATTGCCGATGAAGTAATGACAGGATTCGGAAGAACAGGAAAATATTTTGCAACTGATTACATTAGCGTAAAACCCGATATGTTTTGCCTTTCAAAAGGACTTACCGGCGGAACATTGCCTCTCGGAATTACAAGCTGCACCGAAGAAATTTACAATGCTTTTCTTTCTGATGATGTAACTAAAACATTTTTTCACGGACATTCATTCACTGCCAATCCTATTGCCTGTACTGCAGCTATTGCAAGCATGGATTTGCTCGAAAGAAATGAATGTCGGGAAAATATTAAAA
The sequence above is a segment of the Bacteroidales bacterium genome. Coding sequences within it:
- the bioA gene encoding adenosylmethionine--8-amino-7-oxononanoate transaminase, coding for MSISESDKKLIWHPYTQMKTSRTPIPIVKGEGIYVYDENGKKYIDAVSSWWVNLHGHSHPYIAEKISEQLNVLEHVIFAGFTHPKAVELAERLIKKLPTNQSKIFYSDDGSTSVEVAVKMAFQYWHNKGVEKKKIIAFKNAYHGDTFGAMSVSGRSTFTESFTSFLFDVIFIDAPVKGKEEDSKMQLKKAIKNNTPAAFIFEPLIQGAGGMIIYNPQPLEQLIEICKTNEILTIADEVMTGFGRTGKYFATDYISVKPDMFCLSKGLTGGTLPLGITSCTEEIYNAFLSDDVTKTFFHGHSFTANPIACTAAIASMDLLERNECRENIKMIEKEHNKFCEALKGNSKIKRAESRGTIMALEIVTGENTSYVNSLKDKIYNFFIERGIILRPLGNVIYFMPPYCIKEEEIKFVYKAILGFLNEV